From a single Arachis hypogaea cultivar Tifrunner chromosome 3, arahy.Tifrunner.gnm2.J5K5, whole genome shotgun sequence genomic region:
- the LOC112736088 gene encoding major pollen allergen Ole e 10 has product MRKKAWLILVLLFMKCYLDKAMGRGIATQEKEDAAMPVATMSPPEGNTTFIDGTTWCVALGGVSQVDLQNALDWACGLGMADCAAIQQGGACYEPDTLLSHASFAFNSYYQSNGNSDIACNFGGTATITKHNPSYGKCVFRTSGSLDSSTASMGKHRQSLIWWEKIATILWLSYIWM; this is encoded by the exons ATGAGAAAAAAAGCGTGGCTTATTTTGGTCCTGCTTTTTATGAAATGTTATCTGG ATAAAGCCATGGGAAGGGGAATAGCAACGCAAGAGAAGGAAGATGCAGCAATGCCGGTGGCAACAATGTCGCCGCCGGAAGGCAACACGACATTCATCGACGGCACCACATGGTGTGTGGCATTAGGCGGTGTTTCTCAAGTTGATTTGCAGAATGCTCTGGACTGGGCTTGTGGCCTTGGAATGGCGGATTGTGCCGCCATTCAACAAGGCGGAGCGTGTTATGAACCGGACACACTGCTGTCTCATGCATCCTTTGCCTTCAACAGCTATTATCAATCTAATGGCAACTCTGATATTGCTTGTAATTTTGGAGGAACTGCTACTATCACCAAACATAATCCCA GTTATGGAAAATGTGTCTTTCGTACTTCTGG ATCTTTAGATTCTTCTACAGCTTCTATGGGAAAACACAGGCAAAGCTTGATTTGGTGGGAAAAAATTGCTACCATTCTATGGCTTTCATACATTTGGATGTGA